The Virgibacillus dokdonensis genome includes a window with the following:
- a CDS encoding PH domain-containing protein, translating to MNKKHTGGKYMVFPSKKDQWITVLLWGISIIGFFIPIITGNGLSILLILPLIVFLLWFWFATDYRIIGEKLKIRYGPVRQTINIKEIEVVFQAKKNPLAAAPALSLDRIVLHCGKFNVTSISPLDKQQFLQALIAINPHIKMEKSLKQSLS from the coding sequence ATGAATAAAAAACATACAGGAGGAAAATATATGGTGTTTCCTTCCAAGAAGGATCAATGGATTACTGTTCTCTTATGGGGGATTTCTATAATAGGATTTTTTATACCGATAATTACAGGAAACGGGTTGTCTATTTTACTAATCCTTCCTTTAATTGTGTTCTTATTATGGTTTTGGTTTGCCACGGATTATCGGATTATTGGTGAAAAACTTAAAATTCGCTATGGGCCTGTTCGTCAAACGATAAATATAAAAGAGATTGAAGTCGTTTTTCAAGCGAAAAAAAATCCTTTAGCTGCTGCGCCAGCTTTATCACTTGACCGAATTGTATTGCATTGTGGAAAATTTAACGTAACAAGTATATCACCGCTAGACAAACAACAATTTTTACAAGCACTTATTGCTATAAACCCGCATATAAAAATGGAAAAGTCGTTGAAACAATCACTTTCTTAA
- a CDS encoding ABC transporter permease, with translation MSEPSSIDLTFWQLLFAYVFIVILWVIVRVKGIPRQKLIVISTVRMTVQLVLVGYLLMIVFENPHPAITSVIVLFMLGFAIYNVYKRATVAIHISVKKTIALAMVLGISVSMAYFLFVVLQLDPWYDPQLFIPIGGMIIGNAMTGITLGVNQLLIGMREQKEKVEAALMLGGTPKEASNSIINEAFDSALLPTINSMVGMGIVFLPGMMTGQIIAGASPVSAVKYQIAIMLGVAGTVSITVVIFLHLTYKAFFNHRAQLKFSDD, from the coding sequence GTGAGCGAGCCAAGTTCTATTGATTTAACTTTTTGGCAATTACTATTCGCATATGTTTTTATTGTTATTTTATGGGTTATTGTTCGTGTGAAAGGTATCCCGAGGCAAAAATTAATTGTTATTTCCACAGTACGGATGACAGTGCAATTGGTTTTAGTTGGTTATTTATTAATGATTGTGTTTGAAAATCCGCATCCAGCGATCACTTCAGTCATTGTTTTATTTATGCTTGGATTTGCTATCTATAATGTGTATAAACGTGCAACCGTAGCCATTCATATATCTGTTAAAAAGACGATTGCGTTAGCTATGGTATTAGGCATATCTGTGAGTATGGCTTATTTTTTATTCGTTGTTCTTCAATTAGATCCTTGGTATGATCCACAGTTATTTATTCCGATTGGTGGCATGATCATCGGTAATGCGATGACTGGTATTACTTTAGGTGTAAACCAATTACTTATTGGTATGAGAGAACAAAAAGAAAAAGTAGAAGCAGCTTTAATGTTAGGTGGAACGCCAAAAGAAGCATCCAATTCGATTATTAATGAAGCTTTTGATTCTGCACTGCTTCCAACTATTAATTCAATGGTCGGTATGGGAATTGTATTCTTACCTGGTATGATGACAGGACAAATTATTGCTGGAGCATCACCTGTCAGTGCTGTGAAGTATCAGATTGCAATTATGCTTGGTGTAGCAGGAACTGTTTCAATTACTGTTGTAATTTTTCTCCATTTAACATACAAAGCGTTCTTTAACCATCGTGCACAATTGAAATTTTCTGATGACTAG
- a CDS encoding 5'-3' exonuclease H3TH domain-containing protein, with the protein MLVDGMALLFRGFFATAFRGNFMKTSEGMPTNGVYQFLRYFLDAVHTFEPTHVICCWDMGSKTFRTEMYADYKANRDKPPVELIPQFDLAKQVVDRFNMPNIGLENYEADDCIGTLAKIYAKDHEVTILTGDQDILQLVDDGIRVAIMKKGQGNYDLFHQHNFYEKKGIQPKQIIDLKGLMGDPSDNYPGVKGIGEKTALKLIQEHGSIDALIANINTLPKGVQTKIKTNMDMLLLSRSLAEIKCNVPITCELDRALWNYDRERIIGTFESLEWKYLDKLV; encoded by the coding sequence ATGCTAGTTGACGGCATGGCGCTATTATTTCGAGGTTTCTTTGCCACAGCTTTCCGTGGTAATTTCATGAAGACAAGTGAAGGGATGCCAACAAATGGGGTTTATCAGTTTTTGCGCTATTTTTTAGACGCTGTGCACACATTTGAACCTACGCATGTTATCTGCTGTTGGGATATGGGGAGCAAAACTTTTAGAACGGAAATGTACGCTGATTATAAAGCGAACCGGGATAAACCACCAGTTGAATTAATACCGCAATTTGACTTAGCAAAACAAGTGGTAGATCGTTTTAATATGCCAAATATTGGTTTAGAAAATTATGAAGCAGATGATTGTATTGGAACCCTAGCTAAGATATATGCGAAAGATCACGAAGTAACTATTCTTACAGGTGATCAAGATATTTTACAATTAGTGGATGATGGTATCCGCGTGGCAATTATGAAAAAAGGACAGGGAAATTACGATTTATTTCATCAACATAATTTCTATGAGAAAAAAGGTATTCAACCGAAACAGATAATTGATTTAAAAGGATTAATGGGAGACCCTTCTGATAACTACCCAGGTGTTAAAGGCATCGGTGAAAAAACAGCGTTGAAATTAATTCAAGAACATGGATCTATTGATGCATTAATTGCAAATATAAATACATTGCCAAAAGGTGTACAAACAAAAATAAAAACAAATATGGATATGTTGCTCTTATCAAGAAGCCTTGCTGAAATAAAGTGCAATGTTCCCATTACGTGTGAACTAGACCGAGCATTATGGAATTATGATCGTGAACGAATAATTGGCACCTTCGAATCTCTAGAATGGAAGTATTTAGATAAGCTTGTATAG
- a CDS encoding ABC transporter ATP-binding protein yields MALFRAENIKVKGIIEINKLEIPAQQIVCIVGKSGSGKSTFLRLLNHLDSPDEGTIFYQGENMQKMNPIELRRSITMVPQTPVIFPGSVEDNLKIGQKLSGIDVVNELKLKETLEKVFLHKPLDAPAEDLSGGEKQRLALARAMLLQADVFLLDEPSSALDSDTADKVIDAFIEPIKTKNKSLIMITHDLELARRVADVTIAMDHYSKNVS; encoded by the coding sequence ATGGCATTGTTTCGAGCGGAAAATATAAAAGTGAAGGGGATTATTGAAATAAACAAACTAGAAATCCCTGCCCAACAAATTGTTTGTATCGTTGGAAAGAGCGGAAGTGGGAAATCGACTTTTTTACGATTGTTAAATCATTTGGATTCGCCTGACGAAGGGACTATTTTCTATCAAGGAGAAAACATGCAGAAAATGAATCCGATCGAGCTTAGGAGATCGATAACTATGGTTCCACAAACTCCAGTCATATTTCCAGGCTCCGTAGAAGACAACTTAAAAATTGGACAGAAATTATCTGGTATAGATGTAGTAAATGAGTTAAAACTTAAAGAGACTTTAGAAAAGGTTTTTTTACATAAACCATTAGACGCTCCTGCTGAAGATTTATCAGGTGGCGAAAAACAACGGCTTGCATTAGCAAGAGCTATGTTACTACAAGCAGATGTTTTTCTTTTAGATGAGCCTTCCTCTGCATTGGATAGCGATACGGCAGATAAGGTTATTGATGCGTTTATCGAACCTATTAAAACAAAAAACAAATCTTTAATTATGATTACGCATGATCTTGAGTTAGCGAGGCGTGTAGCAGATGTGACCATTGCAATGGATCATTATAGTAAAAATGTCTCCTAA